The bacterium genome has a window encoding:
- a CDS encoding HD domain-containing protein gives MQTITREVRLFVPIVIASATAVVVLLADQVPWDDWPRLLLFLGLMIFAFSVRIPDPRGGSLTPSIVLSYLAVYVFNPPTAVLVVGVGRTIAYSLSRGWIPWRAIFNGCQIALSVAAGAYVFRLLGGEPGKIELASTYLALAAAPLAHQVANNFFVAYGLSRWRGTPFLSTWFSNTRDLFWPNLLSIPTAILLAILYSEVHYAVVLVYLALFPLQRLAIGLYVKRRQLYAQIVDGLVVATDVNFPLGRGHAKRVAELAVSIAREMRLSETAVESVQFAALMHDVGMIGKDELLDRPVLAPEDAEGLRDHVLIGAQVAKELPRREIATMILCHHERFDGAGYPRGLQGEAIPLGARIIALAEVVDSMASGIHPFVGTAPLDAITLSVEREKGAAFDPEVADAFIRLVEKGLFSFSDVGLGDQFAQEAPRLGETPVR, from the coding sequence ATGCAGACGATAACCCGAGAGGTTCGGCTCTTCGTGCCGATAGTCATTGCCTCGGCGACGGCAGTGGTGGTTCTGCTTGCCGATCAGGTCCCGTGGGATGACTGGCCACGCCTGCTCCTGTTTCTCGGTCTGATGATCTTTGCCTTTTCGGTCCGCATTCCGGACCCACGCGGGGGCTCACTCACACCAAGCATAGTACTATCCTACCTCGCAGTATACGTGTTCAACCCCCCAACGGCGGTTCTTGTTGTAGGAGTGGGAAGGACCATAGCTTACTCCCTGTCGCGAGGCTGGATTCCGTGGCGCGCTATCTTCAACGGCTGCCAGATCGCCCTTAGCGTTGCTGCGGGGGCGTACGTGTTCCGGCTGTTGGGTGGCGAGCCCGGGAAGATCGAACTGGCCTCAACCTATCTGGCCCTGGCGGCAGCTCCTCTGGCTCACCAAGTCGCGAACAACTTCTTCGTGGCATATGGCTTGAGTAGGTGGAGAGGAACACCTTTCCTCAGTACATGGTTTAGCAACACGCGTGATCTCTTCTGGCCGAATCTTCTGAGCATTCCTACGGCGATTCTCCTGGCCATTCTCTACAGCGAGGTTCACTATGCAGTTGTCCTGGTGTACCTTGCGCTGTTTCCTCTACAGCGACTGGCTATCGGCCTCTACGTCAAGCGCCGCCAGCTCTACGCCCAGATCGTTGACGGCCTCGTCGTAGCAACGGACGTGAACTTCCCTCTCGGTAGAGGCCATGCCAAACGGGTGGCCGAACTCGCCGTCTCTATCGCGCGCGAGATGCGGCTGAGTGAGACCGCGGTAGAGTCGGTCCAGTTCGCGGCCCTCATGCACGACGTTGGCATGATCGGCAAGGACGAGTTGCTGGACCGGCCCGTTCTGGCCCCTGAGGACGCCGAGGGCCTGCGGGACCACGTGCTGATCGGCGCTCAGGTGGCGAAAGAGCTGCCCCGCAGAGAGATCGCCACGATGATCCTCTGCCACCACGAGAGATTCGACGGCGCAGGATACCCCAGGGGCCTGCAGGGCGAGGCGATTCCCCTGGGCGCTCGAATCATCGCCCTGGCCGAGGTGGTTGACAGCATGGCGTCCGGGATCCATCCGTTTGTAGGGACTGCTCCCCTGGACGCAATTACGCTCAGTGTCGAGAGAGAAAAGGGAGCCGCCTTTGACCCTGAGGTTGCAGACGCCTTCATCCGGCTCGTCGAGAAGGGCCTTTTCTCCTTTAGCGACGTAGGCTTGGGCGACCAGTTCGCGCAGGAAGCGCCACGGCTAGGGGAGACCCCGGTCAGATGA
- a CDS encoding DUF1343 domain-containing protein, with amino-acid sequence MRKHAAVLLILLLLPVAPYYTGRTEAQPGGLTRPGVDVLLEAPGLLQGRRIGLVTHAAGLTSSGETTSSAILRDPRFVVGALFAPEHGVSGTIPAGHSVPDLAGRVPVYSLYNATRRPTPEMMAVIDTFVIDLQDVGARAYTYASTMALVLQAAREAGKPVVVLDRPNPQGGLQLDGPVLEPAYRSFIGMYPIPLVHGMTMGELAQLFNWMFEINAQLTVVPMRGWSRRTVWGETGLPWVRPSPNIPTMTTPFYYGATGVLDGTNLSAGIGTPHPFEVVISPWLNAGRLAARLNAVGLSGVVFEPYEFVRGESALRGVRLVLTDPLRFKPATTAVHILYEIRRLHGPTLQFIPRGGRYMFDFVWGTSSVRKAILRGAPATAIAARWEPELRRFQMLRSPYLIYP; translated from the coding sequence ATGCGCAAACACGCGGCCGTCCTCTTGATCCTGCTGCTCCTACCAGTCGCTCCCTACTACACCGGGCGCACCGAAGCGCAGCCGGGGGGCCTGACGCGGCCCGGCGTGGATGTTCTCCTGGAGGCGCCGGGGCTCCTGCAGGGACGCCGCATCGGACTCGTAACGCACGCCGCCGGCCTGACAAGCAGCGGAGAGACGACCTCGAGCGCGATCCTGCGGGACCCGCGTTTTGTCGTCGGCGCCCTGTTCGCCCCGGAGCACGGGGTCTCCGGAACGATTCCGGCCGGCCACTCGGTCCCGGACCTTGCCGGCCGCGTGCCGGTCTACAGTCTCTACAACGCCACGCGCCGGCCCACGCCCGAGATGATGGCAGTCATAGATACCTTCGTGATTGATCTTCAAGATGTCGGAGCGCGCGCCTACACCTACGCCTCCACGATGGCGTTGGTGCTGCAGGCGGCGCGTGAAGCGGGCAAGCCGGTGGTGGTCCTCGACCGGCCTAATCCACAGGGAGGCCTGCAGCTCGACGGGCCGGTGCTGGAGCCCGCCTACAGGTCGTTCATCGGCATGTACCCGATACCGCTGGTGCACGGCATGACGATGGGAGAGTTGGCCCAACTCTTCAACTGGATGTTCGAGATCAACGCGCAGCTCACCGTGGTGCCGATGCGCGGCTGGTCGCGCCGCACGGTCTGGGGAGAGACCGGATTGCCCTGGGTGCGGCCGTCGCCCAATATCCCGACGATGACAACCCCGTTCTACTACGGGGCCACTGGCGTTCTGGACGGCACGAACCTATCCGCCGGCATCGGCACCCCGCACCCCTTTGAGGTCGTGATCAGCCCCTGGCTGAATGCCGGACGGCTGGCAGCGCGGCTGAACGCCGTTGGGTTGAGCGGTGTCGTGTTTGAACCCTATGAGTTCGTGCGGGGCGAGAGCGCGCTCCGGGGGGTACGCCTGGTGCTGACCGATCCGCTCCGCTTCAAGCCGGCGACCACCGCGGTCCACATCCTCTACGAGATCCGGCGGCTCCACGGCCCGACGCTACAGTTCATCCCGCGGGGCGGCCGGTACATGTTCGACTTCGTATGGGGAACCAGCAGCGTGCGCAAGGCCATCCTGAGGGGTGCTCCGGCGACGGCGATCGCCGCGCGCTGGGAGCCTGAGCTGCGACGGTTCCAAATGCTGCGGAGCCCGTACCTAATCTATCCTTAG
- a CDS encoding MFS transporter yields the protein MSTTTAPPSSEESRGGFLALIRHRNYGLLWTGQLISQVGDRFHWVAISLWVYAQTGSALSVSYAITALLVAPALVGFYAGTVVDRYDRRRILIAADLVRAGLVAAIPWLMQQGMTWVYLDLFLISAASAFFRPAMFAAIPQSVPKPRLLQANAFFASMDSSTEVFGPALAGLVVAKFGYASAMYIDAATFLVSALFVSGLSLPRPQPSAGDARTAGRPGTLRSIREGLRYIRGDRVQVALLGFLLAGFWVAGLNSLQTPLAKGVLGITDDQFGWFQSIWGVGFIGSALLMGWYGGRFPKGYAIVFAYLLWAAAAGVMGLSPNYGVLLVTGFWVGFANMLLFVNVSTILMEHTPPDKIGRVITTRQVMVALIRLIALLGFGWLADVIGVRLAILMMAGVSFVGTLAATIKFPELWRYRSPTAPPPGEGVVVRRPATAGPPGLVMHYLEAHTDSEFVVAEQRWLNAASLLIIGVGWVALLVTMPVQALGIAAAVAGAIGGAGLVRAAAQRLKPMMEERERRGSGPAS from the coding sequence TTGTCCACGACCACGGCACCCCCTAGCAGCGAGGAGTCCCGGGGCGGGTTCCTGGCGCTCATACGCCACCGCAACTACGGGCTGCTGTGGACCGGTCAGCTCATCTCCCAGGTGGGAGACCGGTTCCACTGGGTGGCCATTTCCCTCTGGGTATACGCGCAGACAGGATCGGCGCTCTCGGTCTCCTACGCGATCACCGCGCTATTGGTCGCGCCGGCGCTGGTCGGGTTCTATGCCGGAACCGTGGTTGATCGTTATGACCGTCGCAGGATCCTGATCGCGGCCGACCTGGTGCGCGCCGGCCTTGTTGCCGCCATTCCATGGCTCATGCAGCAGGGAATGACTTGGGTGTACCTCGACCTGTTCCTTATCTCGGCGGCGTCCGCGTTCTTCAGGCCGGCGATGTTCGCCGCGATCCCCCAGTCGGTGCCCAAGCCGCGGCTGCTGCAGGCGAACGCCTTCTTTGCCTCCATGGACTCGAGCACAGAGGTGTTCGGGCCTGCGCTGGCCGGGCTGGTGGTGGCGAAGTTCGGGTACGCCTCGGCCATGTACATAGATGCGGCTACCTTTCTCGTGTCGGCCCTGTTCGTTTCGGGGCTGTCACTTCCAAGGCCGCAGCCGAGCGCGGGCGATGCGCGGACCGCAGGCCGTCCGGGAACGCTGCGGTCCATCCGGGAGGGCCTGAGGTACATCCGGGGAGACCGGGTGCAGGTTGCCCTGCTGGGGTTTCTCCTGGCCGGGTTCTGGGTCGCCGGATTGAATTCGCTTCAGACACCGCTGGCCAAGGGCGTGCTCGGCATCACCGACGACCAGTTTGGCTGGTTCCAAAGCATCTGGGGGGTCGGTTTCATCGGATCGGCGCTGCTGATGGGCTGGTACGGCGGCCGGTTCCCCAAAGGTTACGCGATCGTGTTCGCTTATCTCCTGTGGGCGGCGGCCGCCGGCGTGATGGGACTGAGCCCCAACTATGGAGTGCTCCTCGTGACTGGGTTCTGGGTCGGCTTCGCCAACATGCTGCTCTTCGTGAACGTTTCGACCATCTTGATGGAGCACACGCCACCAGACAAGATCGGACGCGTGATCACCACGCGGCAGGTCATGGTGGCGCTCATACGGTTAATAGCCCTCCTGGGATTCGGGTGGCTGGCGGATGTGATCGGCGTGAGGCTGGCGATCCTGATGATGGCCGGTGTCTCCTTTGTAGGCACCCTGGCGGCCACCATTAAGTTCCCGGAGCTGTGGCGGTATCGGTCCCCGACAGCGCCGCCTCCAGGGGAAGGCGTCGTCGTCCGCCGGCCCGCCACCGCCGGCCCCCCCGGACTCGTCATGCACTACCTCGAAGCCCACACCGACTCCGAGTTCGTGGTCGCGGAGCAGCGGTGGCTGAACGCAGCGTCTCTGCTCATTATCGGCGTGGGGTGGGTCGCGCTGCTGGTCACCATGCCCGTCCAGGCGCTGGGGATCGCGGCCGCCGTTGCCGGGGCCATCGGTGGGGCCGGCCTGGTGCGCGCCGCCGCACAGCGTCTGAAGCCAATGATGGAGGAGCGGGAGCGCCGGGGGTCAGGGCCGGCTTCCTAG
- a CDS encoding AAA family ATPase, translating to MAKLEIHLLGRFAVVSKTGPVDLKARPAQLLAYLALTGGRAIPRTRAAGALWPDLPEERARANLSTVAWRLRGVLGSHGLPTDVLVATATSVGLNMDLCDIDVEQFRQGVLRPGQTEAGLEHLSRTIDALRHYKGDLLEDWDVEWCQLERESLKQCLVSSLQALAEGFARRGRQDLAVEYARRAAEADPFNEPAQRSLMKLLIRAGDKPAAASQFRRFARLARSELGVEPDAETISLLEEMRRPTHVGIGGDARIPAAPAIQPDRAPLMGRSDERQVAAALLDAAVAGSGGGLLLAGEAGIGKSRFAEWVAEEWAARGGAALRGRSIEFNEPVPYQPVLDALSAFLDSDDVSRFVGRDGSVRPTSSFDDPAGSTGDPSPGPHGKLRLFNWLQAPLEEASRKRPVLVMIEDLQWADTGTVDFLAHLLERIKHMRIVALLTARPVGTRPVHDSILERLARHCTAMLRLGPLSEVETGELIRALLEGHSLSADLVARIFAESEGNPLFVIETLRLLQQQPREPLPGRFPGLEPESPLRTEMAIPDGVRTAIQQRLILLDPTARQVAEMASVLGRSFDEELLAMVNKGSRNRLSRSVGCLLKHGIFQRENTGYHFSHDKIRAICYESLPAHLRRMYHSRAATVLMQWPDIPMHRLAWHQHSAGQWNSAAASWVQAGDRARGFYAYEEAVQAYKASIACVRRDITRGSGEKILDEALLLAKTDEVLEMLGRPEDRVVLLGRMGALCRRHPNPRLLSVWLTRSAQLQEHFGRFDLAAGLARRAWVNSRAARDTGDEAQALRVLAWMLNRAGRHRRSLAVSQLALRRTGNANAPLRIAILRQAATVHAKTGNYASASACLQSARSISAESGDSSEARFVSMTEAVVLKWTGNLTASRANLLEGLRFAEEIHDPTTAARVTLQLATLDALEASLGNAVRRLRKARVSGQTTGHSRTVMACRNEIANSVGRLIGNYRWAWDASKRALELSITAGNRLLIAVCKDSQAQLHLDHHNADAAAGLVNEVLRLFDLEGHSGDPYGPFLESLAKRGIIALHRGNHAQAVAGLEQARDIQARVGERLMLPDTLSYLALAYAGLRDADRAIATSNEALGLLAEIGHANLQPQRIFWHHFRILAEFNLELRLPFLRRAVEFIDAQAATLSPAQQVRLRRDVPLNREIQEAWERHGHACEPPAPTLAS from the coding sequence ATGGCGAAGCTGGAGATCCACCTCCTGGGCCGCTTCGCGGTCGTCTCGAAGACAGGCCCAGTTGATCTCAAAGCCAGACCCGCCCAGTTGCTCGCCTACCTTGCACTTACGGGTGGACGGGCCATCCCCAGAACGCGCGCAGCCGGCGCCCTTTGGCCGGATCTGCCAGAGGAACGGGCCAGAGCCAATCTCAGCACGGTGGCATGGCGCCTCAGGGGCGTACTGGGATCTCATGGCCTTCCAACAGACGTGCTCGTGGCGACGGCCACGTCAGTGGGGCTCAACATGGACTTGTGCGACATAGATGTCGAGCAGTTCCGACAAGGTGTGCTGCGACCCGGTCAGACCGAAGCCGGGCTGGAGCACCTTTCCCGAACGATCGACGCCCTCCGGCACTACAAAGGGGACCTGCTGGAGGATTGGGATGTCGAGTGGTGCCAGCTTGAAAGAGAGAGCCTGAAGCAGTGCCTTGTTTCCTCGCTTCAGGCTTTGGCCGAGGGGTTTGCCCGTCGGGGGCGGCAGGACCTTGCGGTTGAGTACGCGCGCCGGGCCGCAGAGGCCGACCCGTTCAACGAGCCGGCACAGCGCAGCCTCATGAAGCTTCTCATTCGGGCCGGCGACAAGCCGGCTGCTGCAAGCCAGTTCAGGCGCTTCGCCCGCCTTGCCAGATCTGAACTGGGCGTGGAGCCAGATGCGGAAACGATATCGCTGCTTGAAGAGATGAGGCGCCCCACGCATGTCGGCATCGGTGGCGATGCGCGGATTCCGGCAGCGCCGGCCATTCAGCCTGACAGAGCGCCCCTGATGGGCAGGAGTGACGAACGCCAGGTCGCCGCTGCCCTCCTAGATGCCGCAGTAGCCGGCAGTGGAGGAGGGCTCCTGCTTGCAGGCGAGGCAGGCATAGGGAAGTCCAGGTTCGCCGAATGGGTGGCGGAGGAGTGGGCCGCGCGAGGCGGGGCTGCCCTTCGAGGGCGCAGCATCGAGTTCAATGAGCCGGTTCCGTACCAGCCGGTACTCGACGCGCTCAGCGCATTTCTCGATAGCGACGACGTTTCGCGGTTTGTTGGCCGAGACGGCAGTGTGCGTCCCACATCATCCTTTGATGATCCGGCAGGAAGCACGGGCGATCCATCCCCCGGGCCTCATGGCAAGCTTCGGCTGTTCAACTGGCTTCAGGCCCCACTGGAGGAGGCAAGTCGGAAGCGCCCTGTGCTGGTTATGATCGAGGACCTTCAATGGGCCGACACAGGAACGGTGGACTTCCTCGCGCATCTACTGGAGCGTATCAAGCACATGCGGATAGTCGCTCTCCTGACCGCTCGTCCTGTGGGAACCCGTCCGGTGCACGACTCGATCTTGGAAAGACTCGCGCGTCACTGTACAGCAATGCTCCGCTTGGGCCCACTGTCGGAGGTGGAGACAGGGGAACTCATTCGGGCACTGCTCGAAGGGCACTCCCTGTCAGCGGACCTGGTGGCGCGCATCTTTGCCGAGTCTGAAGGGAACCCCTTGTTCGTGATTGAGACACTCCGGCTGCTCCAGCAGCAACCGCGTGAACCACTTCCAGGCCGTTTTCCAGGGCTAGAGCCCGAAAGCCCCTTAAGGACTGAGATGGCGATTCCCGACGGTGTACGCACCGCGATTCAGCAGCGGCTGATCCTTCTTGACCCCACGGCTCGCCAGGTAGCAGAGATGGCATCTGTTCTGGGGAGGAGTTTCGATGAGGAACTCCTTGCCATGGTCAACAAGGGCAGCAGGAACCGGCTGTCAAGAAGCGTTGGGTGTCTGCTGAAACACGGGATCTTCCAGCGTGAGAACACAGGCTACCACTTCTCACACGACAAGATACGCGCGATTTGCTATGAGAGCCTTCCCGCCCACCTGCGACGCATGTACCACAGCCGGGCGGCGACGGTATTGATGCAATGGCCCGATATTCCGATGCATCGCCTCGCGTGGCACCAGCATTCCGCCGGTCAGTGGAACTCCGCGGCGGCATCCTGGGTTCAGGCCGGCGACCGGGCGAGGGGTTTCTACGCGTACGAGGAGGCCGTTCAGGCCTACAAGGCTTCCATTGCATGCGTTCGTAGGGATATCACCAGGGGTTCTGGGGAGAAGATCCTTGACGAGGCACTGCTCCTGGCCAAGACCGATGAGGTCCTCGAAATGCTGGGAAGGCCTGAGGATCGGGTGGTGCTTCTGGGTCGAATGGGTGCGCTTTGCCGCAGGCATCCTAACCCCAGGCTTCTGTCGGTTTGGCTGACGCGCAGTGCACAACTCCAGGAGCACTTCGGCAGGTTCGACCTGGCGGCCGGTCTTGCGCGTCGGGCATGGGTCAATTCGCGCGCTGCGCGCGACACGGGCGATGAGGCACAGGCGCTTCGCGTCCTGGCTTGGATGCTGAACAGGGCCGGGCGTCACAGGCGGTCGCTCGCAGTCTCCCAACTGGCCCTGAGGCGGACGGGCAATGCCAATGCCCCGCTCCGGATTGCAATCCTGAGGCAGGCGGCGACCGTCCACGCGAAGACCGGGAACTACGCGTCTGCCTCTGCGTGCCTTCAGTCTGCAAGGAGCATTTCGGCTGAATCGGGCGATAGCAGCGAGGCCCGATTTGTCTCGATGACGGAGGCAGTTGTTCTCAAGTGGACTGGGAACTTAACCGCGTCGCGCGCGAACCTGCTCGAAGGCCTACGGTTCGCGGAGGAGATCCATGACCCCACTACCGCCGCCAGGGTCACGTTGCAGCTCGCTACCCTGGATGCCTTGGAGGCGAGTCTGGGCAATGCTGTCCGGAGACTTAGGAAAGCACGCGTATCCGGTCAGACCACCGGACACTCCCGCACCGTCATGGCCTGCCGCAACGAAATCGCCAACAGCGTAGGGCGCCTGATAGGGAACTACCGCTGGGCATGGGACGCTTCCAAGAGGGCGCTGGAACTGTCCATTACCGCGGGTAACCGTCTCCTGATCGCCGTCTGCAAGGATTCGCAGGCCCAACTGCACCTAGATCACCACAACGCGGATGCGGCGGCTGGCTTGGTGAACGAGGTTCTACGGCTCTTCGATCTCGAGGGTCATTCAGGAGACCCCTACGGCCCCTTCCTCGAGTCCCTTGCCAAGCGCGGCATCATCGCGCTCCACCGCGGAAACCACGCACAGGCCGTTGCAGGTCTGGAGCAGGCGCGAGACATTCAGGCCCGCGTCGGCGAGCGGCTCATGCTTCCGGACACCCTCAGCTATCTCGCGCTGGCCTATGCCGGGCTCAGAGATGCTGACCGCGCGATTGCCACCTCCAACGAGGCGCTTGGGCTCCTTGCCGAGATTGGCCACGCCAATCTCCAGCCCCAGCGCATCTTCTGGCACCACTTCCGCATCCTGGCGGAGTTCAACCTTGAACTTCGGCTGCCGTTCCTGCGCAGGGCCGTGGAGTTCATAGACGCCCAGGCCGCGACGCTTTCGCCGGCCCAGCAGGTGCGTCTCAGAAGGGATGTCCCCCTCAACCGGGAGATCCAGGAGGCCTGGGAGCGCCACGGGCATGCCTGCGAGCCGCCCGCCCCCACGCTCGCCTCGTGA
- the mraZ gene encoding division/cell wall cluster transcriptional repressor MraZ: MLKGEFQYALDEKGRVVIPPRFRRVLGDQVVATRGLDPCISVYSPAEWSKVADALLKLSTKQRDVMRYLLAGAVDIDLDRQGRITLPLHLRQHAGIEREVVVVGLISRIEIWNYAGWQSYIEKAKLSAPQIAEQIEELRI, from the coding sequence ATGCTCAAGGGTGAGTTCCAGTACGCGCTGGACGAGAAGGGGAGGGTTGTCATCCCCCCCAGATTCCGGCGCGTCCTGGGCGATCAGGTCGTAGCCACCCGCGGATTGGATCCCTGCATCAGCGTGTACTCGCCCGCGGAATGGTCCAAGGTCGCGGACGCTTTGCTGAAGCTTTCCACCAAGCAGCGCGACGTGATGCGCTATCTGCTTGCCGGCGCCGTGGACATAGATCTTGACCGCCAGGGCAGGATAACCCTGCCGCTTCACCTGCGGCAGCATGCCGGGATCGAGCGCGAGGTGGTGGTGGTGGGTCTGATCAGCCGGATCGAGATATGGAACTACGCCGGCTGGCAGTCGTACATCGAGAAGGCGAAGCTGTCGGCTCCGCAGATCGCGGAGCAGATCGAGGAGCTGCGAATATAG
- a CDS encoding HD-GYP domain-containing protein, with the protein MRTTGRLIGIRSALVLVAAFSLGLGFSTVHRSDLLPMIVLVLMAGVGEWLAVRLGPQGVFTLRPVAAFVGLWIGGPALLMLAGLLPILLVAVPARRLPVGGALSQAGGEALGFWVGYLAYAGLGWGLGRQWGHTETVELAARVGSILTFWCMQIPLQALDLNLREGMRFRSVLRHLLRNGWTHVMSLSVAAIFLSYIQASFGLVVMGIASIVLIEAYYPWKLLGDQGGVLLTSLQVMAQAVDLKDPYTSNHSQNVARYAVRIAREMDLPEAEVERVRIGALMHDIGKIGISGRIIRKPGKLTPDEHVTMMHHSSVSANIIESLNILGESAEMVRHHHERWDGAGYPDGLAGEQIPVGSRIILVADAFDALTTDRPYRKGVGRAETVAILQQNAGTQFDRTAVDALRRIVALL; encoded by the coding sequence ATGAGGACCACCGGCCGATTGATTGGTATCAGGTCAGCACTGGTGCTGGTCGCAGCTTTCTCTCTGGGCCTTGGTTTCTCAACGGTTCACCGGTCCGACCTGCTGCCGATGATCGTTCTCGTCTTGATGGCGGGTGTCGGTGAGTGGCTCGCCGTGCGGCTCGGTCCTCAGGGTGTGTTCACGCTGAGGCCGGTCGCGGCCTTTGTGGGACTGTGGATAGGTGGGCCGGCCCTTCTCATGCTTGCGGGATTGCTGCCCATCCTGCTGGTGGCGGTTCCTGCGCGAAGACTCCCGGTGGGCGGTGCCCTGTCTCAGGCCGGGGGGGAAGCACTTGGCTTCTGGGTCGGGTATCTGGCCTACGCAGGCCTCGGATGGGGATTGGGACGGCAGTGGGGTCACACTGAGACCGTCGAACTGGCTGCGCGCGTCGGTAGCATACTCACCTTCTGGTGCATGCAGATCCCTCTTCAAGCGCTTGACCTCAACCTCAGGGAAGGCATGCGATTCAGGTCGGTTCTTCGACACTTGCTCCGGAACGGGTGGACGCACGTGATGTCGCTGTCCGTCGCGGCCATCTTCCTGAGCTACATCCAGGCGAGTTTCGGCCTGGTCGTCATGGGCATCGCCTCCATTGTTCTCATCGAAGCCTACTATCCGTGGAAGCTCCTGGGAGACCAGGGCGGCGTTCTGCTCACAAGCCTGCAGGTGATGGCGCAGGCCGTTGACCTCAAGGATCCGTACACGTCAAACCACTCCCAGAACGTGGCGCGGTATGCGGTCCGCATCGCGAGGGAGATGGATCTGCCGGAGGCTGAGGTTGAGCGCGTCCGGATTGGTGCGCTCATGCACGACATTGGGAAGATCGGTATCAGCGGGCGCATCATCAGGAAGCCGGGGAAGCTCACGCCCGACGAGCACGTAACCATGATGCATCATTCATCCGTGAGCGCGAACATCATCGAGTCTCTGAACATCCTAGGCGAGTCGGCGGAGATGGTGCGCCACCATCATGAGCGATGGGACGGGGCCGGGTATCCCGACGGACTGGCAGGAGAACAGATTCCGGTGGGCTCCCGGATCATCCTTGTCGCCGATGCATTCGATGCGCTGACCACGGACAGGCCGTATCGGAAGGGCGTCGGTCGGGCCGAAACCGTCGCCATACTGCAGCAGAACGCTGGTACGCAGTTCGACCGAACCGCTGTAGACGCGTTGCGGCGAATAGTGGCTCTTCTGTAG